Below is a window of Oscillospiraceae bacterium DNA.
ACCACATCCTCTTGAAATTGTTCCGTGATAACCCTCTGTTCTAGTCAAGACCCTTTTATAATTTCGTTTCATATCCTATGATTTTCTTATTGCAATGCCGAAACGCAATTGCTTGCGGTTGACTTGAAAAGCGATGGGGTGTATAATTTACATATGTCCGCAAATAGTTTCAGCGGGGGAGGTGAGCGGGGCTATTTCAATACAAAAGATGCAAAAAAGGCTCCTGATTGTCATCGGCCACTACGGCACCGGCAAGACGAACCTCTCGCTCAACCTCGCGCTTTTTAATGCGCCTTGTTCATTGGCTGACCTTGACATCGTCAATCCCTATTTCCGCTCGAGCAGTCACGGCGAACTGCTCAGACAGGGCGGCGTGAGGCTGATTGCGCAGGTCTATAACGGTTCCAACGTCGATCAGCCCTTTATTTCGCCCGCTTTGAACGCGGTTTGGGATGGGGACGAGGATGAAAGAGCGATTTTTGACGTCGGCGGCGACGATGTCGGGGCATATGCGCTCGGGCAGTTTTCCGAAAAAATTAAAGCTGCCGGATATGAGATGTACTATGTGGTCAATTATTATCGCAATCTGACCCGAACACCCGCCGAAGCTGTCGGAATTCTGCGCGAGATCGAAGCCGCTTGCCACTTGAAGGCCACGGCGATTGTCAACAACTCGCACCTATGCCATCAAACCGATGCCGGGACCGTTAAAAAGAGCATGCCGTTCGCCCGCGAAACCGCCCGGATCGCCGGACTGCCGTTGTTATTCACAGCCGTCCCCGAGGAGTTTGATGAATATCAAAATCAAGAGATTGAAAATCCGTTCCCGGTAAAAATTTTCGTGAAGAAACCCTGGGAATGATCTTAAACGGAACGGTCATATCGGATACGATCCGAGCCCGTTCCTACATAAAGGAGATACTGTTAAATGGCTAAAGTCACTGTCAACGAAGATCGCTGCAAGGGCTGCGAACTCTGCATCGCGGCCTGCCCGAAAGGGATTATGAAACTGGATAAAGCCAAGTTAAACGCCAAGGGATATCATCCCGCGCACTGCAGCGATCAAGCACTCTGCATCGGCTGCGCTTTTTGTGCGCTGACATGCCCCGACTGCGCGATTACGGTGGAGAAGTAACGCCGGCGCAGTGCTAAAAAGAATTTTTCGGAAGAAAAATTTTTCTCCATACTTCCCGGGTGAAAATTGATAACAAACAGAACGGAGAATATCATGTCTGAAAAAGTGCTTATGAAGGGGAACGAGGCGCTGGCAGAAGCCGCGATTTCCGCGGGCTGCCGCCATTTCTTCGGCTACCCCATCACCCCGCAAACCGAGGTAGCGGCGTATATGTCCAAGCGCATGCCCAAGGTCGGCGGAACCTATCTGCAGGCCGAAAGCGAGATTGCCGCGATCAACATGGTCTACGGCGCTTCGTCCGCCGGAGCGCGCGTGATGACCTCGTCATCCTCGCCCGGAATCAGCTTGAAAGGCGAGGGAATTTCCTATTTGGCAGGTGCCGACCTGCCCGCGCTGATCATCAACGTGCAGCGCGGCGGCCCGGGTCTCGGCGGCATTCAGCCCTCCCAGGCCGACTATTGGCAGGCGACCCGCGCAACGGGTCATGGTGATTTTCACATCCTCGTCTTCGCGCCGTCCACGGTGCAGGAGTCGGTTGATCTGGTCGCCAAGGCGTTTGAACTGGGTGACAAATACCGCATGCCCGCGATGATTTTGTCCGATGGTATGCTCGGTCAGATGATGGAGCCGGTCGTGCTGCCCGAAAAGCAGATCACCCCACCGGTAAAAGAGTGGGCGACCAGCGGCACGCAGGGCAAGCGCAAGCATAATGTGATTAATTCGCTTTACATCCAGCCCGACGAGCTTGAAAAGCTCGTACGGGAGCGGTTTGAAAAATATGCCGGGATCGAGAAAAATGAGGCAATGGCCGAGTGTTATCTGACCGCTGACGCCGATCTGGTGATCGTGGCTTACGGCGCGTCTTCACGCGTCAGCCGCAGCGCCGTCAACGTCCTGCGCGCAAAAGGGCTGAAAGTCGGTTTAGTGCGCCCGATCACGCTCTGGCCGTTCCCGAAAACGGCGATCCGCGCCTGCATCCCGACTGCGAAAAAGTTTCTCACGGTGGAGATGAGCATGGGACAGATGATCGACGATGTGCGTTTAGCCGTCAACGGCGAGCGCCCGGTCGAGTTTTACGGCAGAACCGGCGGCATCATTCCGACCCCGGCAGAGATTGCCGTCGCCGCAGAGAAGCTGCTGTAATTGTCATTCCGAGCGAAAAGCGTCATTACATGACGCTCTGGAGGAATCTTGGACTGATAAAAGCGTTTGGTGTGCATTACAACAGGCCTTATGATAACGAGATCCTTCGACTGCGCAAGGAACATTAAAGATGTTCCCCGGAAGAATTGCTCTTACGCGCAATTCTTCAAGAGCGTCACGAAGAGACGCTTTGCGCTCAAGGATGACAAATCGATATGGAGGATATGATATGGTTGTTTTTGAGAGACCGAAAGCACTTTGCGATGTGCCGCTGCATTATTGCCCCGGCTGTTCACACGGGATTGTGCATCGGCTGGTGGCTGAAACGCTCGACGAGTTGGGCGTGACGGGCCGCACGGTCGGCGTCGCACCGGTCGGCTGTTCGGTGTTTGCGTATAATTACTTTGAATGCGATATGGTCGAAGCCGCGCACGGGCGCGCGCCCGCGGTGGCAACCGGTTTACGTCGCGCACTGCCTGATAACGTGATTTTTACCTATCAGGGCGATGGCGACCTTGCCGCAATCGGCACTGCCGAGACGATCCATGCAGCGACGCGGGGTGAGCACATCACCGTAATTTTTATCAATAACGCGATTTACGGCATGACCGGCGGCCAGATGGCGCCGACCTCCCTGCCCGGTCAGATCACGCAGACGACGCCTTACGGGCGCGACGTCAAGGTTGCAGGCAATCCGATCCGGGTCTGCGAAATGTTAGCAACGCTGGACGGCGTGGCATTGGCGCAGCGGGTCGCGGTGGACTGCACCAAGAACATTCTTGCGGCGAAAAAGGCGATCAAGAAGGCGTTTGAATATCAGATCGAGGGGCTGGGGTATTCGATTGTCGAAGTCGTCTCGGCCTGCCCGACGAACTGGGGGCTGTCGCCGATCAAGTCGCTGGAGTGGCTGCGCGAAAACATGCTGCCGTATTATCCGCTCGGTGTTTATAAGGATATAAAAGCTTAGTTAGCAGTTAGCAGTTGATAGTGAGCAATGACATAAAACTACGATTATAACATTACGTTTTGCATAGCAAAACACCGCAACTCTTCACTTTTCACTTTTAACTATTCACTTATACAGAATGATAAGATGTTCCGCGAAAGGGGAAAACATTATGACCCATAATATACTCATCGCCGGATTCGGCGGACAGGGCGTGCTGTTTGCCGGAAAAGTGCTGGCTTACGGCGGACTTTGCGACGGCAAAGAAATTACCTGGCTGCCGTCCTACGGCCCCGAGATGCGCGGCGGCACCTGCAACTGCAGCGTCTGCGTATCCGACGAGCCGATCGGCTCACCGTTGGTGACGAGCCCCGATATTCTCATCGCTATGAACCGCCCGTCGCTTGAAAAGTTCATCGATGCGGTCGTTCCGGGCGGAACGGTGATCATCGACAGCTCGATCATCGATTTGAAAGCGGAGCGCAAAGACATCACCGTCTGCGAGCTGCCCGCGACCGAACTGGCCGAGAAAAACGGCTTAAAAGGCCTCGGCAACATGGTGCTGGTCGGAAAGCTGAATCAGGTTTGCAAGGTCATCAGCGCCGAGGGCATGGACAAGGGCATTGTCAAATCCGTGCCTGCCAAGAAGCCCGAAATGCTCGATTTTAATCGCAAAGCGGTCGCGCTGGGCGCGGAATAATAAATCAATTTATTCAAACGGAGAAAGGGGTCAACACCGTGGAACAGACCAAGGAGATTGCCGAACGAATCACGGGACTGCGTGACGCCTGCGGCTACACACAGGCCGAATTCGCAAAGATGATCGGCATTGACCCGGCGATTTATGCCGGGTACGAAAAGAACGGCGACGACATCCCGATCAGCGTGCTTTATAAGATCGCGGGGATCTGCGGCGTCGACTTCACCGAGATTTTGACGGGCACGGCGGCTAAATTGACGACCTATCACATCGTGAAAAAGGGGAAGGGCAAGCCGGTCGACCGCTACACCGGGTACAGTTATGAGGATTTGGCGTTCCGGTATGCTCATAAGGTTATGCAGCCGCTGCTCGTGACGCTTGATCCTTCCGACGAACCCGCGGAGTTGGTCAGTCACGGCGGGCAGGAGTTCAACTATATGATCAGCGGCACGGTCGTTGTCTCTTTCGATGGGCAGGAATTCACGCTCACCGAGGGGGACAGCATTTATTTCAACCCGGCGTACCCGCACGGGCAGCGCTGCGGAGGCGATAAACCCGCCATGTTTTTGACCGTGATTACGAACTAGCCGGAGGTTTATATGCTTGAAAAATATCTGCCGCGCATCGACTTTTCCTCCTATGAAGATTTCGTTCGCCATTACAAAGTACATATTCCGGCGGATTTCAACTTCGCCTATGACATCGTCGACGGCTGGGCGAAAGAACAGCCGGAAAAAAACGCGTTATGCTGGTGCGATGATCACGGCGGAGAGCGTACATTTACTTTTTCCGACATCGCAGCGCTGTCCGCCAGAACCGCCAACTACCTGCGCTCGCTCGGCATCGGCAAGGGTGATGTGGTATTGCTGATTCTGCGTCGCCGCTGGGAATATTGGGTCGCCGCCAACGCCGTCCACAAGCTCGGCGCGGTGTTGATCCCCGGCTCACTGCAGTTGACTCAAAAGGATATCGTCTACCGCGCCAACGCCGCAGAGATCAAGGCCGTTATCGCCGTCGATGACCCGTTCGTCATAGAGCAAATTGAACTGGCGCAGCCCAAAACCCCATCGTTGACCGTGAAGATTTTAGTCGGCGAAGATCGGGACGGATGGGGCAATTTTAGAAAGATTGATGAATTTCCGGACCGGATTGAGCGTGTGAAAAACGATGTGAAAGATACGTTTTTAATCTATTTCACCTCCGGCACAACCGGTATGCCCAAGATGGTGCGTCATGATTTTTCCTATCCGATCGGTCACATCGTCACGGCGAAATACTGGCAGTGCGTCCGGGAAAATAAACTCCATATGAGCGTCTCGGACAGCGGCTGGGCTAAATTCGGGTGGGGCAAGATATACGGGCAGTGGATTTGCGGCGCGGTCATTTTCGCCTATGATATGGACAAGTTCTTGCCGAAGAATTTACTGCAAAAGATACAGGATTACAAATTGACCACTTTTTGCGCGCCGCCGACGATGTACCGTTTTATGCTGACCGAAGATGTCGCTTCTTACGATTTATCCTCCGTTGAGCGGTGGAGTTTAGCCGGAGAACCGTTAAATCCCGAGATTTTCCGCAAGTGGGAACAATTGACCGGGAAGAAGATGGCCGAGGGCTTCGGTCAGAGCGAGAGCAGCGTGATGTTAGCCAACTTCCCGTGGTTTGACCCGATTCCCGGCTCGATGGGCAAACCGTCACCGCTGTATGACATCGCATTGCTCGACGCGGAAGGCAACCCCTGCGAGGACGGCGACGAGGGTGAGATCGTCGTAAAAAACGCGCGCACCGATCCGCCCGTGGGCTTATTCACGGGATATTACCGTGATGAAGAAAATACGGCGAAATCCTTCAAGGACGGCGTTTATAACCTCAAAGACGTGGCCTGGCGCGACAGCCGGGGTTATTATTGGTTTGTCGGGCGGCATGACGATGTAATCAAGTGTTCGGGCTACCGCATCGGGCCCTTCGAAGTCGAGAGCGCGCTGCTCGAACACAAGGCGGTGCTCGAATGCGCCGTGACCGCCGCACCCGATCCGATCCGCGGGCAAGTGGTCAAGGCGACGGTGGTATTGAAAGCGGGCTTCACGGGCAGTCCGGAGCTGATACACGAGCTGCAGGAACATGTGAAAAAAGTCACCGCGCCGTATAAATATCCGCGTATTGTGGAATTCGTTGCCGAATTGCCGAAGACGCTCGGCGGTAAGATCAAACGGGCGGAGATAAGGAAGAATGACCAAGAAGGGAAATAAAATTGTCATTCTGAGCGTAGTCGAAGAATCTCGGCACGCAGAAGGTTTATTACTTTTTATCGGATATAAAAAAATTGTGATGTGATGACCTATTATGTTTTATGCTTACCAATAAGAGCCATACGGTTTTATATATTGGTGTTACGAATCATTTGGAAAGAAGATTGTTTGAACATAGAAGTGAATTGATTGACGGTTTTTCCAAGAGGTATCATTTACATGAGTTAGTGTATTATGAAAGCACAAACAACATTATGTCCGCGTTGGAACGAGAGAAACAGTTAAAACGATGGACAAGGAAGAAGAAAAATGATTTAATTGCAACGATGATCACCAATGGAAGGATTTATCGGAAGAATGGCAATAAATCGCCAGAGCTTTGTGGCACCGAGATCCTTCGACTGCGCGTACCTGCGGGTGCGCTCCGCTCAGGATGACATATTCTACATTATTTTATATTACGGAGGAAAACCAATCATGAACATCAACGGCAACCGCATGTACAAAAATCTCAAGGAACTCGATTTTATTCGTCTTTCCGCCACCGAGGGCGAAATCCGCGGACGCGAGATCCTCGCGGCCAAGGTGCGCGAACTCGGTCTCGAACCGACCATCGAGCTCTTTAAGGCCCCGAAGTACACCATCAAGAATTGTAAGTTCGAAGTCACATCCCCCAAACATACCGTTTATGAGGCGACCGGCTACGGATTTTCGGGCAACGGCGCCAAGGACGGCCTCGAAGCCGCATTCAAGTACGCCGAAAACGGTGAGGATATCGACCTTTTCGATGCCAAAGGCAAGATCGTGCTGCTCTCAAACGGAGCGGGTTATGAGACTTACGAGCGTCTGGTCAAAGCCGGCGTCGTCGGCTTTATCGGGGCATCGGGCAGCTACCGCGACCGCCGCACCGATTCCGATCTCGATCTGCGCATGCTGCGCGAAAACCACATCAAGCACGGACAGATCCCCGGCGTCTGCATCCGCACGGAAGACGCAATCAAACTGATCAACTCCAAGCCCGAAAAGGTCAAGATCACGCTCGAACAGGACGAGGGTGAGGGTGACAGCGCGAACGTCATCACCGAGATCAAAGGCACCAAATATCCGGACGAAGTGATCACTTACACCGCGCATTACGACTCGGTCGTCTTCAGCCACGGAATGTACGACAATGCCGCGGGCAGCGTGATTCTGCTCGAGATGGCCGCGTATTTTATTAAAAATCCGCCGCTGCGCACCCTGCGCTTTATCTGGTGCGGTTCCGAGGAGCGCGGTCTGCTCGGCAGCAAGGACTACATCAAGACCCATGAGAGCGAGCTCGACAAGATCCGTCTGTCGATCAACGTCGATTTGGCGGGCCCGGTCATCGGCCGCGACACCGCCATCGTACTGGCGGAGGAAAAGGTCTGCCATGTGATCGAATTTATGTATAAAGAACTCGGCCGTCCGATGAGCACCCGCTGGGACACCTATTCCAGCGACTGCATTCCGTTCGCGGACAAGGGCATTCCGGCGGTCAACTTTGTGCGGTTCGGCGCGGGGACTGCGAGCGATTGCCACAACCGGCACGACACGCTGAAACCGCTCTCGGCCGACTCGCTTCGCAATACTGCGGAATTCGTCGCGATGTTCTCCGAGCGGGTGGCAAACGCCGCAATGTTCCCGATCGCACGCACCATCCCCGACGAGATGGTCAAGAAGATCGATAAGTATCTGCTGAAAGATAAGAAGTAATACGTTTGTCATTCCGAGGCGTAAAAGCGTCTCTTCGTGACGCTCCGGAGGAATCTCGGACTGATGAAGGTCTCCCTATACAAAACCGATGGTTGTCGGTACCGGGATCCTTCGGACTGCAAGGAACAATCCATCTGATTGTTCCCCGGAAGAATTGCGCGTAAGAGCAATTCTTCAAGAAAATTCGATAATGATTCTTATGCTCCGCTCAGGATGACAATTATCCCCCAACTTCCCGTTTCGAAAGGAGCCCGCTATGTTCCGTGACATCGATCTGCTGGCCGCGCGCGCCAGAAAATTTTATGCCGATCAAAGTCCCGCCGCGTCCATTCAAATTCGCGGCATCTCCGAACTGTCTCCCGAAAAAATGCCGCCGCTCAACTCTTTCTCGTTCCCGGCGGATCTTGAAAAATACCTCGAACTGCGCGCGAAAAACCTCGAGAAGTATTGGGAGCGCCGTTCGCATCTCGACGACGACATCTTCCCGTCCATCGCGCCCTGGTACGGCATTGCCGAGCACACTTCCTTTTTGGGCGGCGTGGTCGATTATACCCCCGACACCAGCTACAATCACACCATCTGCCCCACCTGGGAGGACGTCGATCAACTGAAACTCGATCCCGAGAATCCGCGCCTGAAGATGATCACCGACGGCATCCGGTATTACCGTGAGAACTGGGGCGATAAGTTCGTGCCCAAGCTGCGCGGCGCTGACGGGCCGTCCGACATCGTCAACATCGTGCGCGGCAATGAGATATTCTACGACGTCTACGATGAACCCGAAAAAGTCAAGGCACTGGTCGATTTTTGCGCCGGCGCCGCCCGGTTTTATCTCGAGGCGCAAAAGACGGCAGCGGGCAAAGTCGCGGGCGGGTATGTGACCGGCTTCGATATCTGGCTTGCCGGCAACAGCATCGGCCAGCTCTCCGAGGACGCCTCCTGCATGATGTCACCCGATATCTTCGAAGAGCTTTTCCTGGACGGCTTGAAAAAGACCTGCGCGGGTTACGATTCGGCTATGCTTCACATGCATTCTCTCGGCAAGGTCATGCTGCCCATCTTTGCTTCGGTGCCGCAGATCAAAGTGATCGAAATATCCAACGACCCCAACGCCGACCGCTGCTTCGACGTTTGGCGGCAATACGAAAAGGAGCTTGCCGGCAAAGTGGTCATCATGACCCCGACCGCCGAGGAGCTGCGCGCAAACGCCGACATCATCAAGCGCAACAAGTGCCTGATTTGGTATTATGCCAAGACCTTAGCCGAGGCCGAGGACGCGGTCAAGTTTGTGAGAAGCTTGTAAACTGCCGTCAGGTTTTATTCAAAAGAAAAGACAAAGAACAGCCGCAGCACAAAGTCCGCGGCTGTTTTGCATTATTACGGCAGATCGGTGGATTATTTCGAATTCGCATTGCGTACAACGGGGCAAATATGCTATAATTTCACTTCGGAAGGATACGGATTGTCCTTAAAACTATAATGGAACTTATAAAATTACATTCCGAAATACAAGGAGGATACACCAGTGCCGTCTCCACTTGAAAAATCCGTTCAAAAATACCGTGATTTCCTTGCGGTCAAACCGGGCGCCCCGATGTATAAACGGGAGTTCGGTTATTATGTGCTCGACAAATGGATCGAGCAGGGTT
It encodes the following:
- a CDS encoding 3-methyl-2-oxobutanoate dehydrogenase subunit VorB, with amino-acid sequence MSEKVLMKGNEALAEAAISAGCRHFFGYPITPQTEVAAYMSKRMPKVGGTYLQAESEIAAINMVYGASSAGARVMTSSSSPGISLKGEGISYLAGADLPALIINVQRGGPGLGGIQPSQADYWQATRATGHGDFHILVFAPSTVQESVDLVAKAFELGDKYRMPAMILSDGMLGQMMEPVVLPEKQITPPVKEWATSGTQGKRKHNVINSLYIQPDELEKLVRERFEKYAGIEKNEAMAECYLTADADLVIVAYGASSRVSRSAVNVLRAKGLKVGLVRPITLWPFPKTAIRACIPTAKKFLTVEMSMGQMIDDVRLAVNGERPVEFYGRTGGIIPTPAEIAVAAEKLL
- a CDS encoding uroporphyrinogen decarboxylase family protein; this encodes MFRDIDLLAARARKFYADQSPAASIQIRGISELSPEKMPPLNSFSFPADLEKYLELRAKNLEKYWERRSHLDDDIFPSIAPWYGIAEHTSFLGGVVDYTPDTSYNHTICPTWEDVDQLKLDPENPRLKMITDGIRYYRENWGDKFVPKLRGADGPSDIVNIVRGNEIFYDVYDEPEKVKALVDFCAGAARFYLEAQKTAAGKVAGGYVTGFDIWLAGNSIGQLSEDASCMMSPDIFEELFLDGLKKTCAGYDSAMLHMHSLGKVMLPIFASVPQIKVIEISNDPNADRCFDVWRQYEKELAGKVVIMTPTAEELRANADIIKRNKCLIWYYAKTLAEAEDAVKFVRSL
- a CDS encoding AMP-binding protein, encoding MLEKYLPRIDFSSYEDFVRHYKVHIPADFNFAYDIVDGWAKEQPEKNALCWCDDHGGERTFTFSDIAALSARTANYLRSLGIGKGDVVLLILRRRWEYWVAANAVHKLGAVLIPGSLQLTQKDIVYRANAAEIKAVIAVDDPFVIEQIELAQPKTPSLTVKILVGEDRDGWGNFRKIDEFPDRIERVKNDVKDTFLIYFTSGTTGMPKMVRHDFSYPIGHIVTAKYWQCVRENKLHMSVSDSGWAKFGWGKIYGQWICGAVIFAYDMDKFLPKNLLQKIQDYKLTTFCAPPTMYRFMLTEDVASYDLSSVERWSLAGEPLNPEIFRKWEQLTGKKMAEGFGQSESSVMLANFPWFDPIPGSMGKPSPLYDIALLDAEGNPCEDGDEGEIVVKNARTDPPVGLFTGYYRDEENTAKSFKDGVYNLKDVAWRDSRGYYWFVGRHDDVIKCSGYRIGPFEVESALLEHKAVLECAVTAAPDPIRGQVVKATVVLKAGFTGSPELIHELQEHVKKVTAPYKYPRIVEFVAELPKTLGGKIKRAEIRKNDQEGK
- a CDS encoding thiamine pyrophosphate-dependent enzyme; this encodes MVVFERPKALCDVPLHYCPGCSHGIVHRLVAETLDELGVTGRTVGVAPVGCSVFAYNYFECDMVEAAHGRAPAVATGLRRALPDNVIFTYQGDGDLAAIGTAETIHAATRGEHITVIFINNAIYGMTGGQMAPTSLPGQITQTTPYGRDVKVAGNPIRVCEMLATLDGVALAQRVAVDCTKNILAAKKAIKKAFEYQIEGLGYSIVEVVSACPTNWGLSPIKSLEWLRENMLPYYPLGVYKDIKA
- a CDS encoding M28 family metallopeptidase, with translation MAINRQSFVAPRSFDCAYLRVRSAQDDIFYIILYYGGKPIMNINGNRMYKNLKELDFIRLSATEGEIRGREILAAKVRELGLEPTIELFKAPKYTIKNCKFEVTSPKHTVYEATGYGFSGNGAKDGLEAAFKYAENGEDIDLFDAKGKIVLLSNGAGYETYERLVKAGVVGFIGASGSYRDRRTDSDLDLRMLRENHIKHGQIPGVCIRTEDAIKLINSKPEKVKITLEQDEGEGDSANVITEIKGTKYPDEVITYTAHYDSVVFSHGMYDNAAGSVILLEMAAYFIKNPPLRTLRFIWCGSEERGLLGSKDYIKTHESELDKIRLSINVDLAGPVIGRDTAIVLAEEKVCHVIEFMYKELGRPMSTRWDTYSSDCIPFADKGIPAVNFVRFGAGTASDCHNRHDTLKPLSADSLRNTAEFVAMFSERVANAAMFPIARTIPDEMVKKIDKYLLKDKK
- a CDS encoding 2-oxoacid:acceptor oxidoreductase family protein encodes the protein MTHNILIAGFGGQGVLFAGKVLAYGGLCDGKEITWLPSYGPEMRGGTCNCSVCVSDEPIGSPLVTSPDILIAMNRPSLEKFIDAVVPGGTVIIDSSIIDLKAERKDITVCELPATELAEKNGLKGLGNMVLVGKLNQVCKVISAEGMDKGIVKSVPAKKPEMLDFNRKAVALGAE
- a CDS encoding 4Fe-4S binding protein → MAKVTVNEDRCKGCELCIAACPKGIMKLDKAKLNAKGYHPAHCSDQALCIGCAFCALTCPDCAITVEK
- a CDS encoding cupin domain-containing protein encodes the protein MEQTKEIAERITGLRDACGYTQAEFAKMIGIDPAIYAGYEKNGDDIPISVLYKIAGICGVDFTEILTGTAAKLTTYHIVKKGKGKPVDRYTGYSYEDLAFRYAHKVMQPLLVTLDPSDEPAELVSHGGQEFNYMISGTVVVSFDGQEFTLTEGDSIYFNPAYPHGQRCGGDKPAMFLTVITN
- a CDS encoding ParA family protein; translation: MQKRLLIVIGHYGTGKTNLSLNLALFNAPCSLADLDIVNPYFRSSSHGELLRQGGVRLIAQVYNGSNVDQPFISPALNAVWDGDEDERAIFDVGGDDVGAYALGQFSEKIKAAGYEMYYVVNYYRNLTRTPAEAVGILREIEAACHLKATAIVNNSHLCHQTDAGTVKKSMPFARETARIAGLPLLFTAVPEEFDEYQNQEIENPFPVKIFVKKPWE